Sequence from the Meriones unguiculatus strain TT.TT164.6M chromosome 5, Bangor_MerUng_6.1, whole genome shotgun sequence genome:
acttggagctcaatgataggctagactggctagccattAAGTCCTGGAGACCCTGCTGCTTCCACATCTCCAGCGCTAGAATGACAGATGCATACTGCCACACCAGACTCTTTTTCACATGTGTTCTGAGGGGACAGAGACAGGTCCTTGTGCTTTCATGGCAAGCACTCCAcaaactaagccatctccccagccctaaagGATCCTTTAAGCTTCAGGGTTTAAAATTACGCTTCTTAACAGCTGTAAGGAAATAATTAGGACAGCAGCCTTTCCAGAGATTTTAGATTTCAAGCTTCATTCTTCCTATTTTATGACTGTAATGTTTTGAAAATACAGGTACATTCAAAACACCAAGAAATGTTTTCAAATTATTCCCTTATCATTCAATAAGAACAAAATTTCTTTATTTGGATCTGATACATCTATAATTTATATATTGATACCTATTTAATAGATTACATTTCATAATTATTTCTGTGGTTGATTTAACATTAATGACTTTCTTACTGCCAGAAAAAAAACACCTGGGATGACTTATCATGAATATATGTACGTATATACATTGTCAGataaagctaaaaagaaaaaaaaagccaaggaaaaATGTTAAGCTTCATGTAGACGTCAAATTCAGTCGTTTTTGGTCAAAGCGCTAGGGACTAAACGATTCTGAgcgctcagccctaaatggaacatGTTCATCAGTCCTCCCACCctgccaaggctcagggaacatcacagaagaggaggcgGGGAGACGTAAGggctggaggatggggaggagtgcTGCGAAATGCCATCTTCTGCGTAGGACCTGTTGAACTCGTGTGTTCCCAGCAGCTGGGGCTAGCTGTGAAGACACACACCAGATAAACCAGCCGGACTTTCAGCACGGATGGGGAAGGAGCTCAGGAGGCCCCTCCCCtgactgaggagctattggcagatGACAGCTGCTGGTAGAAGGAAATCATTCTTTGTGGGGTGGCTACTACCCACATCATGCACATGTGGGCAGCACTAACTGGATTAGAAGGATATTTTAAAAGGACAAAaggaggacaggaagatgggaggTGGATGGGAGGTGTGGAGTCAGGAGGTTATGATCATATTTCATCACATACACACgcaattctcaaataataaaaaataaaatttcagttcCTAATATCCAAAACTATGAGGGAAACAAAACAAGCTTCAAAGATTTCAGTTcctaattatagaaaaaaaatctattgttatttttattactgtaagACCACAAAACTTGAACTTTGAGAAGGTAATTtgtgggactggaaagagttATCTTCAGATAACtggctgcttctgcagaggatcaaaagtttggtttccagcacttaTGTCGGGCAGCTCATAACCTCCTGTGACTTCTCCAGAGGATCACATGTCCTCCTCTCATATCCATGGgtacctgcacatatgtaacgcacacagacacacaccttcaCGTAAGTGAAAAATCCAGATAACcctttaaattaatttctttaagtAGGAGAGGCTCTTCTAAGGTAATGCTTCAGTACGTTATGTTCTTGCAGGTCTGTTTTGCTCTATCTTCACATATGCTGGAATTTTAAAATGTCTCCACTAAAAGCTGCACACATATTAACATCCATATGAAATACATGAATGCCACTCTAACCAGTATTTCTAATTTTTGCAGTATGCTCCTGATCATGTAGCGGGGCCTGGAGCAGACATCGACCCCACACAAATAACCTTTCCTGGATGTGCTTGCATCAAAACGCTGTGTGCCCCTGGCACTTGTTCCTGTCTCCGCCACGAGAATAACTATGATGACAATTTATGCCTTAGGGACATGGGATTGGAAGCAGAGTATGCCAAGCCAGTTTTTGAATGCAACGTCCTGTGCCAGTGTGGTGATCAGTGTAGAAATAGGGTGGTCCAGAGTGGTCTGCAGTTCCTTCTCCAGGTGTTCCAGACAGATAAAAAAGGCTGGGGGCTTCGGACCTTGGAATCCATACCCAAGGGAAGATTTGTCTGTGagtatgctggagaggttttagGATTTTCTGAAGCACAGAGAAGAATTCGTCTACAAACAACACATGACCCAAATTACATCATTGCTGTCAGGGAGCACATTTACAGTGGACAGGTCATGGAAACTTTTGTCGACCCTACCTACATCGGAAATATTGGGAGATTCCTGAATCACTCTTGTGAGCCAAATCTGTTGATGATTCCTGTCCGAATTGACTCAATGGTACCTAAGCTGGCCCTTTTTGCAGCTAAAAACATTTTGCCAGGAGAAGAACTCTCTTATGACTATTCAGGAAGATTTCTTAATCAAACAAGCAGTAAAGACAAGGAAAGGATAGATCACGGACAACCAAGAAAGCTTTGTTACTGTGGTGCCCAGTCATGTGCCACTTTTCTGCCCTATGACAGTTCACTATATTCAGGCACCAGTTAGGAAGGGAGGTCCTACCTGCTGGCCTTTCCATGGACAGAAGTCAGAGGGAATCAAGTATTAAGTGACTCAGCTGCATCTGGGTCCGCCTCCTGCAAGCAGCCTACTCTCAGGGGATGCGTACCTTGTCCATCCCTGTAAGAAAAACCAGGGGTTACCTGGCCCTGCTTCTACTCAGCAACACGGCCCAGACTGTAAAATGTCTGATAATACCCTTTCTCCCAGAATACATGATTTTGTAGCTGAAGGTGGGTAAGTGACTGTGTTCAAACTAGCAGGCTACAAGTGGAAATGATAAATCCTTGTGCATCGTCTTGTATTTCTTCTTGAAAACCAGAACTCCTACTTGATGGCTGGAGTTTTAGCAGCCATCCTAAATAGTGGGAAAGGGCCATGCAGAGCAGATCAACAAGATTTCTTCTACTGTAGAAAATGCTGCTAGTACTGGCCTGATGCCTCTGCCCTCGTAAGTGAGAAGCCAACAATGTTAAGCCACTGTTGCCTCTCATTTGAGCAAACCTTATCATGATTCAAGATGACCTCAGCCTTGCCTCCTGGCTAGTTTTGTCAGTaataaagctgttttgtttttctgtctgtttgaCTCCTGCTCTTATTCCTTGTTTGGAAGAATGTTAAGTTATTAACCTGCTAAAACTTAATAATCAACAAGAATGAAGTACAACCATGAGAATGATTTCCACTTAGAATCAGGTCAGGAAAGGAAGCCTATTGTCTAGTTTTTGCTACACTCTTGGCTGTGTTCCAGAGCTTGTGAAGTTGGGTTTTAATACCTCAGATAGCCTCACTCTTTCATTTATTAATAACACAAAAATAGCCTATCAACATCTTAGAAGTAGATGGGAGTTTTACAATTCCATTCAAACATTTGGAGGGACAAAGGCCTCTGCCTTCCTTAAAAGAAGGATAATATAAAAACATAGCTATAGTCTGGGGAATATAGCTCCATGGTGGAGCACTTGGCCAGCATGCAGAACCTCTGGGTTccagcctatataccacaaaatagataaataagcagacagcttttttaaaaatcagattcaTTCTACATATATTTTATGGAAATGAAATATCTTAAAAGGCAATTATTCAATTATGTATCTTATTAGTAAAAAGAAATTGATTTCTGTTGGACATATAAACCATACTACAAGAAGGTTCTGTGCTTTAAAAAGAGATATTATTTATAACACCCTATTCCAGTGTAATAACCTAAGTGTGTTAGTTATCCACCAGAAATAAGGAAAATTTATATGAATTATCTGTGAATATACCAGAGTTTACATTCTCATAGCATCAAAAATTATTCCATGGGAATAATAAAGTAAGTTGTACATAAAATGTCCCCAAGTTACAAGGGTACAAAGTCAAAATTATCCTCCAAACTAGTTATTTCTCCTTGCCAACCTTCCTTGTACTTTGATTTCTCTGGGTAAAAATAAAACTTGCTTTTTGTAATTCAGCTTGTATCTTGAACTCCAAAATGCCTCTTTTCGATATACTATTACTAAAGGACCTAAACTACATGATCAGCAAGAAGGAAATCCTTGCGGATAAATGTTTGGCTTACTACCTGATTGAAATACCCTTTGCTGCTTTTTGCCCACCCTTTAATGAATGTCTCCATCTTGATTCAGGGAGATTCACCAAAGACAATCTGCTCAGAGACACATTAGCACCCACCACTTTGGTGCTACAGCCACAGAGAAAACCAAATACAGTGAGACACTAGAGGTGTGTGTGCATcttttgtcttagttacttttctattgatgtgataaaacaccatgactgaagcaATTCAGAAAAGAAAGTGTTTGATTGGGCTTGTGGTTCCAATGAGAACCCATGGTGGCAAAGGCGTGGcggcaggaacagctgagagcttacatcttgatcaACAAGCACAAATAGAACTGGAAATGGGATGagtctttgaaacctcaaagcccactcccaatgGCACACCTCCTaacaaggcctcacctcctaatccttccctaaCAGTTCCATCCAGTGAGAACCAGTTGATGTAAATGTATGAGCCCATTGGGATCATTCTCACATGTACTTTCTTATTCTTATTAAGATGGAGTCCTGAAAATCATACCCCTAAGGTTAAATCTGAAGCCTTTTCTAAGTGAAAAGGAAACtgcatttgctttgttttccttagCACTGCCATGAGGACTGCAAAGACATCTCACTAgttaaagcactggctgctcttgcagaggacccgggttcagtctCTGGAACATgtggggcagctcacaactgtctccagTTACAGGAGACTTGATGCCCTTTTGGCATCCATGTGCACTTGAAACCCAGGTGTGtggtacacatgtacacatacataaatacaagcAAAATATTTGATacccaaaaatattttcaaaaaaaaaaaaaagctgatacTACCTCTTTTCACAGAAGACTTAAAAATATACTTCTGGTTGactatgataaaaaataataataataacatgacTCACATGGTATGATAAAGATGGCAAGGCACTTCTGTGATCCTTCTAAGTCCCAACACCCCACTATGGTCatgaaaaacaaagataaatacaactaaagaaaaaaaggcattcTACAAAAGTTCCCACCATAACTCCTCAAAAACTGCCAAGGCCATCAAAGACTAGAAAAGTCAGAAATGGCTAAGTAACTAAAAGcgttggttgttcttccaaaggagcTAGTGCCAATCCCAGCAGCCATCTGAACTCCAGTTCTGGcgtatctggtgccctcttctgtcctccatgggcacttacatgtaggcaaaacatccaaaacagattttttttttttgtaattacaaAAGAAGAAAGTCAGTCAGCAACAGCCACAGCCAAGAGGAACCAAAACAGAAATGACATCTAGATGCAAAAGATAACAGGTAAAACTCCAGCATCAACCACAGACTTAAGAATGACACGACCAATATTGGCTCACTAACTATAGCAACTGTAACGTGAAGATGAGAGGTAAGGTAAATGTACTAACGATGACATTAGATACCACTGGATGACACAACTCTTTCTCAGTTTTTCCCTAAGTCTGAAACTGTTCCATAAAAGTAAGCGCAACTGATTTGAAAAACTATTTCTCTGACAAGTGAATGAAAAGATGCTCAAGGTCATTAATAATTAGGGGTGTGCAAATGAAAGCCACGGGTACCACTTCAGATTCACGACGACAACTATCATCAGAATGACAAGGATGTAGAGATATTGGAGCATCGTAAATGATAAAAGGGATTACAAAAGTATACAGCTTTTTTTACTAGGCAATTCCTTACTGAATGTAAATAGGCAGACCCACAAGAAACATGGGTACAAAGCTCATactattattcataatagcaaaagTGCAACAAAAAAAATGGCCAGTGGTTGATGAGCAAATTCATGAAATGTGGTGTCCATCCATTCAGTGGAGTATTATTTGGCCTTGAAAACAAAGTACCGGAACACACTATGACTTCATTGGCTTTTGAGGAAAGACATTGTGCTAAATAAGAGATGCCAGAACCATCTAGTCAATATAATGTAGTTCTATATATGTGAACTGTACAGAACTTCTGAATTGGCAATTCCAGAGTCATAATATAGATTAGTGTTGCTAAGGGCTAGATACAGGAGGCAGTATGGGGATTGTGATGGATATtgttggctgtcaacttgaccaCATCTGTATTTAGCTAAAGCTCTGATGGTGGGCACACTGTGAGGGAttgtttcttaattaaatcatttgatttatttatatggatttaataataatatttaattttacagATCTGTGAGGTGGAAGATACACGTTTAATCTGGGCTGTACTTTCTACTGACAGACTATATAAGGGAaacggaagaaggaagcttgctctcaTGTTGCCTTGTTCTCATTCTCACTGACAAATCACTGGCAAATCTATTTCTAAACTGGCATTACAGCCTATTTCTTCAAGATTCCAgcatactgaagaccagctgaaacATCTAGCCTTTTGAACTAAACaattactggattcttggaccttccattggtGAATGGCTATTGTTGGACCAGCTGAagcacagcctgtaagccattctaataaatccccttttaatagatagataatagatagatggatgatagatgatagaaaggTAAATAGAGCtagagataggtagatagatagatagatagatagatagatagatagatagatagatagatagattcattCTGTGAGTTGGGTTCTtctggagaaccctgactaatacagggCTGCTGATTGATAATAGGTACATTAGCATGTTTGGGGAggataataaaatatttcagagtTAGTGGGAACTGTTACAtaatttcttacatttttaaaggGGAGAATTATTTGAATTATAGCTCCTCTAAGCTTCTGTCATaagatgaaggaagaagagaggaaagaggaagaagatgacaACCCAATTTAAGAATCTGAGACCTGAAACCCTGAACACCCAGGTCAGAGACAAATAGCCTGAGGGTTCAGGAAAATGCTTCTCTACTTgcttgggttgtttgtttttgtttatatttgtttcttttaagtaTATGAGCGTTTTTGCTTACGTATATGTCTGTGCAGCATGTGTATGCCTAGTGCTCAAAGAAGTCAGAAGAGGTTACTGGATCTccaggaactgaagttacaggtgtcTGTGAGACACACAGTTGGTACTGAGACTCGAATCTGGGGCCTCAACAAGAACAAGTGCTTATAgctcactgagccctctctcaaACCAttcccccaacttgctttttgtttgCAGAACAAGACATGGCAGCGCCTAATGCAGTACAATGCCTGTAGCTTGCCCCCCCCGTTATCGCCACTGTAAATGGGCAATGCTCTGGGATGCAGAAGGAACGGGAACTGCAAAAATGTTTGGGTTGATAAAAAAAGAACCAAGTTCATTAACTTACCAAACCCTTCCCCTCAGCATGCACACAACTGATTCCTCAATAGCAGGGTAGTGTTTCCCTCGAGTAtatgttactgatttttttgtttctcttcaagAGGTATTCACAAACTACACAATATTATTATGGCTGCACTGGAAACAGATTTTTCACACCACTATATAGCTCAAATTACTTTACACTTGTGTATGTGTGACTCTAAGTTTTATATTGATTCTTGTCAGTATTGTATTTAAGAGATGGTGAAGATGCCCCCTAGAAGTAATAGTTCATATGATTAAAAATAGTTCATAtgataaaaaaatgtttgttttctgcaGTAATGATAATTTATTGTGCATGACCCCATTATATTTGAGCATGATAAATAAATTTCATGACTTGTTTTCGCCTCTGACTCAGCAGAATGAAGCTCTGATTTTTAAACACTATCACAGAACTACCATGACTCAAAAGATGTCCCTTATTTGATGTTAACAGAACAACTCTATAAAAATCTTATTTGTTATAACACAATTTATGGTTTCATTGAAACATGAGAATAACAAATTTTACAGAAACTACATAATTC
This genomic interval carries:
- the LOC110552137 gene encoding histone-lysine N-methyltransferase SETMAR, whose amino-acid sequence is MSAEAVKKRPLGVAAFEEDSAALIEQHDVARGLENLPVTLWPPGVGPRPKPFQYAPDHVAGPGADIDPTQITFPGCACIKTLCAPGTCSCLRHENNYDDNLCLRDMGLEAEYAKPVFECNVLCQCGDQCRNRVVQSGLQFLLQVFQTDKKGWGLRTLESIPKGRFVCEYAGEVLGFSEAQRRIRLQTTHDPNYIIAVREHIYSGQVMETFVDPTYIGNIGRFLNHSCEPNLLMIPVRIDSMVPKLALFAAKNILPGEELSYDYSGRFLNQTSSKDKERIDHGQPRKLCYCGAQSCATFLPYDSSLYSGTS